TTCCCGGACGACGCTCCCGCGTACGCCGCCGCGGTCGCCGGCCTGGGTCTGCGGGCCGGTGACCGGGTGCTGGACGCCGGATGCGGCACGGGGCGGGCCCTGCCACCGCTGAGAGCGGCGGTGGGTGATACGGGGACGGTGGTGGGCGCCGACCTGACCCCCGCCATGCTCGGGGCCGCCGTACGGGCCGGGCGGGACCGGGCGGGGAGGCTGCTGCTCGCCGACGTGGCACGGCTGCCGCTGCGCGACGCCTCGTTCGACGCCGTGTTCGCCGCGGGCCTTGTCGCACATCTGCCGGATCCGGCTGGAAACCTTCGGGAGTTGGCGCGTGTGGTGCGCTCCGGTGGCGTCCTCGCGCTCTTCCATCCGATCGGCCGGGCGGCCCTCGCCGCACGGCAGGGCCGCCGGATCACGCCCGGGGATCTGCGTGCCGAGGCCAACCTGGGGCCTCTGCTGGGGGATTCCGGCTGGCGCATGACGTCGTACGTCGACGAGGACGCGCGATTCCTGGCGCTGGCCCTGCGCGAGGACTGACCAGGACCGGGACGGCGGTGCCCGCGCAGGTCCGGGTGTGCTTCGCAGTCGTGACAACCGGGTCGCGTGCGCATTAGGGTGCGCGGTGCGCCGAGGGGCGAGCAGAGAGGAGGAGGGCAATGGCCGGGACGGACGAGGACGTCGTGACTGTCGAGGACGATGCGCTGTATGTGCTCACGGCGATCCTGTTGACGCCTGCGAACTTCCCCAGTGTGCTGGGCGACGACTACCCGGCGGCCTGCGCGGCGCTGGAACTGGCGCCCCTCGTCGACGGGTACGGTCTCGTGCTCGGTCAGGACAGTGAGGGCGCACGGTGGACGGTCGTCGTCGACGACGTGTCGCTGGTCGCCGTCGCCATCTCCTCCTGGGACTGCGGGATGGAGTACGACCTGTCGCCCGACGAGCGGTCGGTCGTCACCGCGCTGCCCGGCTGGCCCCTCGCGGTCGCCGTGGCCGCACCGGGCGTGCCCGCGCCGCACGATCCGCCGCCCGAGCTCACGGACCGGGCACCGCTCGTCCCGCCGGACACCACCAGTTGGGGTCCCGCGCAGCGCCGGCTCGGCGCCGACGAGATCGCGCTGCAGTGGGCGGCCTGGCGCGCGCAGATCGACGAGGCCTTCTCCGCGCCGCCGGGGGCGCGCACCGCGGCGGACGACTCCGGGACGGCCGGGGAAACGCCCGGCGCCGAAGAGGACACGCCTCCCGGTGCAGCCGTGACCGAGGCCGAGCGCGTGCACGGCGACGCCGGCGCCCCCGCCGGGAGCGAGGCGCGGACGGCCCCGGGGAGCAGGTCCCGTGAGATCCGCCGTGT
The DNA window shown above is from Streptomyces sp. NBC_00670 and carries:
- a CDS encoding class I SAM-dependent methyltransferase, with product MSDDHTRVREFFTARAADWDRRFPDDAPAYAAAVAGLGLRAGDRVLDAGCGTGRALPPLRAAVGDTGTVVGADLTPAMLGAAVRAGRDRAGRLLLADVARLPLRDASFDAVFAAGLVAHLPDPAGNLRELARVVRSGGVLALFHPIGRAALAARQGRRITPGDLRAEANLGPLLGDSGWRMTSYVDEDARFLALALRED